In a genomic window of Sarcophilus harrisii chromosome 4, mSarHar1.11, whole genome shotgun sequence:
- the LOC100933921 gene encoding dnaJ homolog subfamily B member 6-like isoform X2 gives MVHPDKNPENREAAEKKFKQVAEAYEVLSDARKRDDYDSARGSFIRREENGDTSRESGRFEEDLMFQRPHSVFQDIFEEDYSGENFSGDFLSPNRVSSAGGRRRARARGRYHTSLFDVAPILGTGFSTFVTLSSGRSAGSAWSFIPFVNNSMGNFRLVTTCSQIVNGRRIVTKKIFENGRERIEVEEERMIH, from the exons ATG GTTCATCCCGACAAGAACCCCGAGAACCGGGAAGCCGCAGAGAAGAAATTTAAGCAGGTGGCCGAGGCCTACGAGGTCCTGTCTGACGCCAGGAAACGTGACGACTACGACAGCGCCCGAGGGAGCTTTATCAGGAGGGAGGAGAATGGCGATACCAGCAGAGAGTCGGGTCGCTTCGAGGAAGATCTGATGTTCCAGAGGCCACACAGTGTCTTTCAGGACATTTTTGAGGAGGATTATTCAGGGGAAAATTTTTCAGGGGATTTCTTATCTCCCAACCGCGTGAGCAGCGCAGGGGGCCGGCGCCGAGCCCGGGCCAGGGGGAGGTATCACACCTCCCTCTTCGACGTGGCCCCCATCCTGGGCACGGGGTTCTCCACTTTTGTCACCCTGAGCTCAGGCAGAAGTGCCGGCTCGGCTTGGTCCTTCATCCCGTTTGTGAATAATAGCATGGGGAACTTCAGACTAGTCACCACCTGCAGTCAGATAGTGAATGGCAGGAGAattgttacaaagaaaatttttgaaaatgggAGAGAGAGGATCGAAGTAGAAGAAGAGAGGATGATCCATTAG
- the LOC100933921 gene encoding dnaJ homolog subfamily B member 6-like isoform X1 has protein sequence MVNYYKVLGVPRDASSADIKKAYHQLALQVHPDKNPENREAAEKKFKQVAEAYEVLSDARKRDDYDSARGSFIRREENGDTSRESGRFEEDLMFQRPHSVFQDIFEEDYSGENFSGDFLSPNRVSSAGGRRRARARGRYHTSLFDVAPILGTGFSTFVTLSSGRSAGSAWSFIPFVNNSMGNFRLVTTCSQIVNGRRIVTKKIFENGRERIEVEEERMIH, from the coding sequence ATGGTGAATTATTATAAAGTTCTAGGGGTGCCTCGGGATGCCTCGTCGGCCGACATTAAGAAGGCTTACCACCAGCTGGCTTTGCAGGTTCATCCCGACAAGAACCCCGAGAACCGGGAAGCCGCAGAGAAGAAATTTAAGCAGGTGGCCGAGGCCTACGAGGTCCTGTCTGACGCCAGGAAACGTGACGACTACGACAGCGCCCGAGGGAGCTTTATCAGGAGGGAGGAGAATGGCGATACCAGCAGAGAGTCGGGTCGCTTCGAGGAAGATCTGATGTTCCAGAGGCCACACAGTGTCTTTCAGGACATTTTTGAGGAGGATTATTCAGGGGAAAATTTTTCAGGGGATTTCTTATCTCCCAACCGCGTGAGCAGCGCAGGGGGCCGGCGCCGAGCCCGGGCCAGGGGGAGGTATCACACCTCCCTCTTCGACGTGGCCCCCATCCTGGGCACGGGGTTCTCCACTTTTGTCACCCTGAGCTCAGGCAGAAGTGCCGGCTCGGCTTGGTCCTTCATCCCGTTTGTGAATAATAGCATGGGGAACTTCAGACTAGTCACCACCTGCAGTCAGATAGTGAATGGCAGGAGAattgttacaaagaaaatttttgaaaatgggAGAGAGAGGATCGAAGTAGAAGAAGAGAGGATGATCCATTAG